One Candidatus Latescibacter sp. genomic window, ACTTTTTGCCGGATCATCGTATATATAATGTAAAATTTTAAAAAAGCAAGTTTAATTTTTTCCATAACTATATGTTTCTTTGTATGAACATTGCAGATTTATCAGGTTATCGTATTGTTTGTTTCGAGGAAAAAGTCCTGGATCGCGGGAATCTTTTGCGCGAGAGCATCTTTCAGGGCGCCGGTGTAGAGAACTTTGCCCTTTTCGATATAGGTTATGCGGTCGGCGATGCGCTTGACGCTCTCTATCTCGTGGGAAACCACCACGATGGTCATGTTCAGATTTTCTTTCAGGCTGATGAGCAGCTTATCCAGCTCACGGGTGGTAACCGGGTCCAGTCCCGCCGAAGGCTCATCGCAGAAGATGATTTTGGGGTCCATCACCATAGCACGCGCCACCGCAGCCCGCTTCCGCATCCCGCCCGAAAGCTCCCTCGGATACTTGTGGTACGTCCCGCCCAGCTCTACCTGGACAAGCTTGAGCTCGGCCACCTCCTTCCGGAGCCCGGGAGACATGTCGGTGTGCATTTCCAGGGGAAGAGCTATATTTTCGCCCACATTCATCGAATTGAGCAGAGCGCCGTTCTGGTACATGACCCCCACGTCATGCAGCACTGTCTCAAGGTCTTCCTCCTCGATCAGGGTCATTTCGTTTCCGAGAAGCCTGATGCTTCCGGAACGCGGC contains:
- a CDS encoding ATP-binding cassette domain-containing protein, yielding MNTDTILEIQDLDFWYGEQHVLDGVNFNVRTGEIMVIIGGSGSGKTTVLKNIIGLNKPRSGSIRLLGNEMTLIEEEDLETVLHDVGVMYQNGALLNSMNVGENIALPLEMHTDMSPGLRKEVAELKLVQVELGGTYHKYPRELSGGMRKRAAVARAMVMDPKIIFCDEPSAGLDPVTTRELDKLLISLKENLNMTIVVVSHEIESVKRIADRITYIEKGKVLYTGALKDALAQKIPAIQDFFLETNNTIT